The following proteins come from a genomic window of Microtus ochrogaster isolate Prairie Vole_2 chromosome 7, MicOch1.0, whole genome shotgun sequence:
- the LOC102000874 gene encoding olfactory receptor 1500-like, with product MMGNNQSVIHQFLLLGLAIPPEHQHLFYALFLAMYLTTVLGNLIIIILILLDSHLHTPMYLFLSNLSFSDLCFSSVTMPKLLKNMQAQDPFISYADCLTQMFFFMVFGDMESFLLVVMAYDRYVAICFPLHYTSIMSPKFCASLLIPLWMLTIFHAMMHTLLMARLSFCEKNVISQFFCDISALLKLACSDTSVNELMIFIMGGPIIIVPFLLIVMSYARIVSSILKFSSTQSIHKVFSTCGSHLSVVSLFYGTIIGLYLCPSSNNSTVKETAMTMMYTVVTPMLNPFIYSLRNSDMKRALRRVIYDKNISL from the coding sequence atgatgggaaacaaCCAAAGTGTCATTCATCAGTTCCTCCTCCTGGGCCTGGCCATCCCTCCAGAGCACCAGCACCTGTTCTATGCCCTGTTCCTGGCCATGTACCTCACCACTGTCCTGGGgaacctcatcatcatcatcctcattctCCTGGACTCCCAtctgcacactcccatgtacttgtTTCTCAGCAACttgtccttctctgacctctgcttctcctctgtcacAATGCCCAAATTGTTGAAGAACATGCAGGCCCAAGACCCATTCATCTCCTATGCGGACTGTCTGacacaaatgttcttttttatggtttttggAGACATGGAGAGCTTCCTTCTTGTGGTCATGGCCTATGACCGTTATGTGGCCATCTGCTTCCCTCTTCATTACACCAGCATCATGAGCCCTAAGTTCTGTGCTAGTCTATTGATTCCATTGTGGATGCTGACCATATTTCATGCCATGATGCACACCCTACTCATGGCTAGATTGTCTTTTTGTGAGAAGAATGTGATCTCCCAATTTTTCTGTGACATATCTGCACTCCTGAAGTTGGCCTGCTCAGATACTTCTGTTAATGAGTTGATGATATTTATCATGGGTGGGCCCATCATTATTGTACCATTCCTACTCATTGTTATGTCTTATGCAAGGATTGTCTCCTCCATTCTCAAGTTTTCTTCTACCCAGAGCATACACAAGGTCTTTTCTACCTGTGGTTCCCACCTGTCTGTAGTCTCACTGTTCTATGGGACGATTATTGGTCTCTACTTATGTCCATCATCCAATAACTCTACTGTGAAGGAGACTGCTATGACCATGATGTACACAGTGGTGACTCCCATGCTGAATCCTTTCATCTACAGCTTGAGGAACAGTGATATGAAGAGGGCTCTAAGAAGAGTTATCTATG